Proteins encoded within one genomic window of Paenarthrobacter sp. JL.01a:
- a CDS encoding glycoside hydrolase family 3 N-terminal domain-containing protein: MRKSNTIASLSVSIAAAGALIAMASGCSAGTASGGPSSAEGTSPAASPSQPTASAAPASTPPSATAPSTPSVPAPAPASSNASAAGQQLAALSLEQRVGQLFMVAAKATGAEPATMEALKKYHIGNVYLSGRSKAGTTTTATVVSSLTGTVSPATTGGVPLFVATDQEGGLVQVLSGPGFSTIPAALVQASSGAAKLRSDAAVWGKELRSVGVNVNLAPVLDTVTSPQFAPSNGPIGHFQREYGFAPDTVSELGNAFAAGMKDAGVAPVVKHFPGLGRVVPNTDVTSHVRDTATTRTDPALEPFKAAITSGAQWVMVSNAYYDKIDPANIAPFSPAIMDTMLRGDAGFTGIILSDDVCSAAQLEAWSDADRAVNFFTAGGTMLVCADATSIPAMHQAVVKKALADPVFRAKVDAAALTVLRVKNGQ, from the coding sequence ATGCGCAAGTCCAACACCATTGCATCCCTCAGCGTGAGCATCGCCGCCGCTGGAGCCTTGATCGCCATGGCGTCAGGGTGTTCTGCCGGGACGGCATCCGGCGGCCCGTCCTCTGCGGAAGGAACATCGCCGGCAGCGTCGCCGTCGCAGCCCACTGCGTCCGCCGCGCCTGCGAGCACCCCTCCTTCCGCTACCGCGCCTTCGACACCTTCGGTACCTGCACCTGCACCCGCCTCCTCCAATGCGTCCGCGGCCGGGCAACAGCTCGCCGCCCTGAGTCTTGAGCAGCGCGTTGGGCAGCTGTTCATGGTGGCGGCAAAAGCGACCGGCGCCGAGCCGGCCACCATGGAGGCGCTGAAGAAGTACCACATCGGAAATGTGTATCTCAGCGGCCGAAGCAAGGCGGGAACGACTACTACTGCCACGGTTGTTTCGTCGTTGACCGGGACGGTTTCGCCTGCCACAACCGGTGGTGTGCCGCTGTTCGTCGCCACAGACCAGGAAGGAGGACTTGTCCAGGTTCTCTCCGGACCTGGGTTCTCCACGATCCCCGCCGCGCTGGTCCAGGCATCATCCGGAGCTGCCAAACTCCGTTCGGACGCCGCCGTTTGGGGCAAGGAACTCCGCAGCGTCGGCGTAAACGTCAACCTTGCGCCGGTGCTTGATACTGTGACCAGTCCGCAGTTTGCGCCTTCCAACGGCCCCATCGGCCACTTCCAACGTGAGTACGGCTTTGCACCCGATACGGTCTCGGAACTTGGGAATGCCTTCGCCGCAGGGATGAAGGATGCCGGCGTGGCCCCGGTGGTCAAGCACTTCCCCGGGTTGGGGCGCGTGGTGCCCAACACCGATGTCACCAGTCACGTGCGCGATACCGCCACCACCCGGACGGATCCCGCACTGGAGCCCTTCAAAGCGGCCATCACGTCGGGGGCTCAGTGGGTCATGGTCTCCAATGCCTACTACGACAAAATCGATCCGGCCAACATTGCCCCCTTTTCCCCCGCGATCATGGACACCATGCTGAGGGGAGATGCCGGATTCACCGGCATTATCCTCTCCGATGACGTCTGCAGCGCCGCACAATTGGAGGCGTGGTCCGATGCCGACCGTGCAGTGAACTTCTTCACTGCCGGGGGAACCATGCTGGTCTGCGCTGATGCCACCAGTATTCCCGCGATGCACCAGGCAGTGGTGAAGAAGGCCTTGGCAGATCCGGTCTTCCGTGCCAAGGTCGATGCCGCGGCCCTCACGGTGCTGCGGGTCAAGAACGGACAGTAG
- the hemL gene encoding glutamate-1-semialdehyde 2,1-aminomutase, giving the protein MTSNTPVSDQLFDRARSLMPGGVNSPVRAFGSVGGNPKFMVSAKGAYLTDADGQEYVDLVCSWGPALLGHAHPAVLDAVHAAVDRGLSFGASTPDEANLAEIVKERVSAVERLRMVSTGTEATMTAVRLARGYTGRNLIIKFAGCYHGHLDGLLAAAGSGVATLALPGSAGVTEATAAETLVLPYNDLDAVEAAFAAHGKNIAAVITEAAPANMGVVTPGEGFNAGLSRITKEHGALLILDEVLTGFRTGYAGYWGLTGRQEGWAPDLLTFGKVIGGGMPTAALGGRADVMDYLAPVGPVYQAGTLSGNPVAMAAGVATLSHATPDVYAYVDARSLELSAALSSALDAEGVDHSIQRAGNLFSVAFGTSANGVHNYDDAQGQESFRYAPFFHSMLDSGVYLPPSVFEAWFLSAAHDDAAMNRIIEALPAAAKAAASA; this is encoded by the coding sequence ATGACGTCAAACACCCCTGTGTCCGATCAGCTTTTCGACCGCGCACGGTCCCTGATGCCCGGCGGCGTGAACTCGCCGGTGCGCGCCTTCGGTTCCGTGGGCGGAAACCCGAAATTCATGGTCTCCGCCAAGGGCGCCTACCTCACCGACGCTGACGGCCAGGAATACGTGGACCTTGTGTGTTCATGGGGGCCGGCGCTCCTCGGCCACGCGCACCCGGCCGTGCTCGATGCCGTGCACGCAGCCGTTGACCGGGGCCTTTCCTTCGGCGCCTCCACCCCTGATGAAGCAAACCTTGCGGAGATCGTCAAGGAACGCGTCTCCGCCGTCGAACGCCTGCGGATGGTCTCCACCGGTACTGAAGCGACCATGACGGCTGTGCGCTTGGCCCGCGGATACACCGGCCGGAACCTGATTATCAAATTCGCCGGCTGCTACCACGGCCACCTGGACGGATTGCTTGCCGCTGCAGGCTCCGGCGTCGCCACCTTGGCGTTGCCCGGATCGGCAGGGGTTACGGAAGCTACCGCGGCCGAGACTTTGGTGCTGCCCTACAACGACCTCGACGCCGTTGAGGCCGCCTTCGCTGCCCACGGCAAGAACATCGCTGCCGTCATCACCGAAGCAGCCCCTGCCAACATGGGCGTCGTCACCCCGGGGGAGGGCTTCAACGCCGGACTGTCCCGCATCACCAAGGAACACGGTGCCCTCCTGATCCTCGACGAGGTCCTGACCGGATTCCGCACCGGCTATGCGGGCTACTGGGGCCTGACTGGCCGCCAGGAAGGCTGGGCTCCGGACCTGCTCACCTTCGGCAAAGTCATCGGCGGCGGAATGCCGACGGCGGCACTTGGCGGCCGCGCCGACGTCATGGACTACCTTGCTCCTGTTGGTCCCGTCTACCAGGCAGGTACGCTGTCCGGGAACCCGGTGGCCATGGCTGCCGGCGTCGCGACGCTGAGCCACGCAACGCCCGACGTTTACGCCTACGTGGATGCCCGTTCGCTGGAGCTCTCCGCAGCCCTGTCCTCCGCCCTTGATGCCGAAGGCGTGGACCACTCCATCCAGCGGGCAGGGAACCTGTTCTCGGTTGCCTTCGGGACATCCGCCAACGGCGTCCACAATTACGACGACGCCCAGGGCCAGGAAAGCTTCCGCTACGCACCGTTCTTCCACTCCATGCTGGATTCCGGTGTCTACCTTCCGCCGTCTGTCTTCGAGGCCTGGTTCCTGTCCGCAGCCCACGACGACGCTGCCATGAACCGCATCATCGAGGCCCTCCCGGCTGCCGCCAAGGCCGCGGCTTCGGCCTAG
- a CDS encoding LLM class flavin-dependent oxidoreductase encodes MTSVPSDPTAPVPADQILLGLNTFGDAGLDAEGNPKEHAQVLRELLEEAKLADAVGIHAFGVGEHHRRDFAVSAPEVFLAAAAAVTSRIRLGSAVTVLSSDDPIRVFQRFATVDAISNGRAEVMLGRGSFIESFPLFGLDLADYEVLFEEKLELFDKVRAQMPVHWEGRTRPNVSGLQVYPKLQHHLLPAWIGVGGTPESVLRCAEYGYPIIFAIIGGEPRRFAPLVNLYREAMAKYGHPMRPIATHSPGFIADTDEAAREELFPHWLEQRNRIGAERGWGPGNRGEFDAMCGPEGALYVGSPETVAQKIALLKRNLGVDRFDLKYSNGTLPHQSMMRCIELYGTEVAPRVAKLLASA; translated from the coding sequence ATGACATCCGTTCCCTCCGATCCCACGGCACCCGTTCCCGCCGACCAGATCCTCCTCGGGCTGAACACCTTCGGTGATGCCGGGCTCGACGCCGAGGGGAACCCCAAGGAGCACGCGCAAGTCCTGCGTGAGCTGCTGGAGGAAGCGAAGCTGGCCGACGCCGTCGGAATCCATGCGTTTGGCGTAGGAGAGCACCACCGCCGCGACTTTGCGGTTTCCGCGCCCGAGGTCTTCCTGGCGGCGGCGGCAGCCGTGACCTCGCGGATCCGGCTTGGCTCGGCTGTGACTGTCTTGAGTTCCGATGATCCAATCCGTGTGTTCCAGCGGTTCGCCACCGTTGACGCGATCTCCAATGGCCGGGCTGAAGTGATGCTCGGGCGGGGATCGTTCATCGAGTCCTTCCCGCTGTTCGGCCTGGACCTGGCGGACTACGAGGTCCTCTTTGAAGAGAAGCTGGAACTCTTTGACAAGGTGCGGGCGCAAATGCCGGTGCATTGGGAGGGACGCACACGGCCGAACGTCAGCGGCCTGCAGGTATATCCGAAACTCCAGCACCATCTGCTTCCGGCCTGGATCGGAGTGGGCGGAACACCGGAATCGGTGCTGCGCTGCGCTGAATACGGCTATCCCATCATCTTCGCGATCATCGGGGGAGAGCCACGGCGCTTTGCCCCCTTGGTCAACCTATACCGCGAAGCGATGGCCAAGTACGGTCACCCGATGCGCCCGATTGCAACGCACTCTCCCGGATTCATCGCCGACACCGACGAAGCTGCCCGCGAGGAACTTTTCCCGCACTGGCTTGAACAACGCAACAGGATCGGTGCCGAGCGTGGCTGGGGACCGGGCAACCGCGGCGAATTCGATGCCATGTGCGGTCCTGAAGGTGCCCTCTACGTAGGTTCGCCCGAGACCGTTGCGCAGAAGATCGCGCTGCTGAAGCGGAACCTTGGAGTGGACCGCTTTGACCTCAAGTACAGCAACGGCACGTTGCCCCACCAATCCATGATGCGTTGCATCGAGCTTTACGGCACCGAGGTGGCTCCGCGGGTTGCCAAACTGCTGGCTTCGGCCTGA
- the hemB gene encoding porphobilinogen synthase: MSFPNHRPRRLRTTPAMRRLTAENRLAPADLILPAFIREGLTEPSPISSMPGVVQHTTDSLKRAAAEAVGLGVGGIMLFGVPAVRDARGTASLDPDGVLNKAIRDVKAEVGDDLVIMGDVCLDEFTDHGHCGVLDAEGYVDNDATLEIYAQMAVAQADAGAHVLGPSGMMDGQIAVIRQALEESGHKNTAVLAYAAKYASAFYGPFREAVDSQLKGDRRTYQMDAANRREAILEVELDLEEGADMVMVKPAMSYLDILADVAAMSPVPVSAYQISGEYAMIEAAAANGWIDRRGAITESVLGIKRAGADTVLTYWASELAGWLKES, from the coding sequence ATGAGCTTTCCGAACCATCGTCCCCGCCGCTTGCGCACCACTCCCGCCATGCGCAGGCTCACTGCTGAGAACAGGTTGGCTCCCGCCGACCTGATCCTCCCGGCCTTCATCCGTGAGGGCCTCACGGAGCCAAGTCCCATCAGTTCCATGCCCGGCGTCGTCCAGCACACCACCGACTCTTTGAAGCGGGCAGCCGCCGAAGCCGTCGGGCTTGGCGTGGGCGGCATCATGCTGTTCGGTGTGCCTGCGGTCCGCGATGCCCGGGGCACTGCGTCCCTTGACCCGGACGGCGTCCTGAACAAAGCCATCCGGGACGTCAAAGCCGAAGTTGGGGACGACCTTGTCATCATGGGCGACGTTTGCCTCGACGAGTTCACCGATCACGGGCACTGCGGAGTGCTGGACGCCGAGGGCTACGTCGACAACGACGCAACTTTGGAGATCTACGCCCAAATGGCTGTGGCGCAGGCCGATGCGGGTGCCCATGTGCTGGGGCCATCGGGCATGATGGACGGGCAGATTGCCGTCATCCGCCAGGCCCTGGAGGAATCCGGCCACAAGAACACCGCAGTCCTGGCGTACGCCGCCAAGTACGCTTCAGCGTTCTACGGCCCGTTCCGCGAGGCTGTCGATTCGCAGCTCAAGGGTGACCGGCGCACCTACCAGATGGATGCCGCCAACCGCCGCGAAGCCATCCTCGAGGTTGAACTCGACCTCGAAGAAGGTGCGGACATGGTGATGGTCAAGCCGGCCATGAGCTACCTCGACATCCTGGCCGATGTAGCTGCCATGAGCCCTGTCCCGGTCTCGGCCTACCAAATCTCGGGTGAGTACGCCATGATCGAAGCAGCTGCCGCCAATGGTTGGATCGACCGGCGCGGTGCCATCACCGAATCGGTGCTCGGGATCAAGCGTGCCGGAGCCGATACCGTCCTGACCTATTGGGCCTCCGAACTGGCAGGCTGGCTGAAGGAGTCCTGA
- a CDS encoding uroporphyrinogen-III synthase, with amino-acid sequence MAGRRILITRSADRARPLASLLSGLGAEPLVLPLIDFERAQDQPALDAGLDRLFAGDFDWLVISSITTVRVLVEKAAERGVPLPDLLSAGTKVATIGASSRHVLESLGFSVDLVPSGAQSAEGLVEVWEQAPSRVFLPQADIAAPGLRDGLSTKGADVTAVVAYHTVDYPAREEMRLGARLPAAVVNSGDGTPSVLDPAEARKAFDAGTMDAVVAASPSAARRLAAIFPTLGGSRFIAIGRPTAAEASRLGITVAATAKEPTPDGIVAALESVFANEGNPQ; translated from the coding sequence TTGGCCGGTCGGCGGATCCTGATCACCAGGAGCGCCGACCGGGCCCGTCCGCTGGCAAGCCTCCTCAGCGGTTTGGGGGCCGAGCCTCTGGTCCTGCCCTTGATCGATTTCGAAAGGGCGCAGGACCAGCCCGCCCTTGATGCAGGACTGGACAGGCTCTTCGCAGGGGACTTTGACTGGCTGGTCATCAGCAGCATCACCACCGTAAGGGTCCTGGTGGAGAAAGCCGCCGAACGCGGCGTCCCCCTGCCCGACCTGCTGTCCGCCGGAACCAAAGTGGCCACCATTGGAGCATCCTCGCGCCATGTCCTGGAATCCCTTGGCTTCAGCGTTGACTTGGTTCCATCCGGCGCCCAGTCCGCTGAAGGCTTGGTGGAGGTCTGGGAGCAAGCACCTTCGCGGGTGTTCCTGCCGCAGGCCGATATCGCAGCACCCGGCCTGAGGGACGGTTTGTCTACAAAGGGTGCCGACGTGACCGCAGTCGTTGCCTATCACACTGTCGATTACCCGGCCCGTGAGGAAATGCGCCTCGGCGCCCGGTTGCCTGCCGCCGTCGTCAATTCCGGGGACGGGACTCCATCGGTCCTTGACCCCGCCGAGGCCCGGAAGGCGTTCGACGCCGGGACCATGGACGCCGTGGTGGCCGCCTCACCCAGTGCCGCACGGCGGCTGGCGGCCATCTTCCCGACGCTGGGCGGGAGCCGCTTCATCGCGATCGGACGTCCGACGGCGGCTGAAGCTTCCCGGCTCGGCATCACCGTGGCAGCGACCGCCAAAGAACCAACACCGGACGGCATTGTGGCCGCCCTGGAATCTGTTTTCGCCAACGAAGGGAATCCGCAATGA
- the hemC gene encoding hydroxymethylbilane synthase, which produces MTVRIGTRASKLALTQTQQTADKLAAVGGFPVELVHIKTEGDVKTGSLSQMGGTGVFVAALRDALLAENCDVAVHSLKDLPTGSALGLSIAATPTRVDVRDVLCAREGMTLAQLPAGAKVGTGSPRRAAQLRAARPDIEVLDIRGNVDTRLGRVPGLPGNATDEVVPGKSCDLDAVVLAAAGLERIDRLDSVSEFFGTDVMLPAPGQGALAIECRTEDAPAQGSTGEGSHGVLAQALAALNDDDTRLAVTAERAVLARLEAGCAAPVGAYAFRKGSMLHLEAVVCAVDGTKTVREKKATDGLTEVGATLLGIEVAELLLAAGAAEIADLAAS; this is translated from the coding sequence GTGACAGTCCGCATCGGAACCCGGGCGAGCAAGCTTGCCCTGACGCAGACCCAGCAAACAGCAGACAAGCTGGCTGCGGTGGGTGGCTTCCCGGTGGAGCTGGTGCACATCAAGACCGAGGGCGACGTCAAAACCGGGTCCCTCTCCCAAATGGGCGGAACCGGTGTGTTTGTTGCCGCGCTCAGGGATGCGTTGCTGGCGGAGAACTGCGATGTCGCTGTGCACTCGCTTAAGGACCTCCCCACGGGTTCAGCGCTTGGACTCTCCATCGCCGCCACCCCCACCCGTGTGGACGTCCGGGACGTTCTGTGCGCGCGAGAGGGCATGACGCTGGCCCAGCTGCCCGCGGGCGCCAAAGTCGGCACCGGTTCACCCCGGCGTGCGGCGCAACTCCGTGCGGCCCGCCCGGACATCGAGGTACTGGATATCCGCGGCAACGTCGATACCCGCCTCGGCCGTGTCCCCGGGCTTCCCGGAAACGCGACCGACGAGGTTGTCCCCGGCAAGTCGTGCGACCTCGACGCCGTGGTGCTTGCCGCGGCCGGCTTGGAACGGATCGACCGTCTGGATTCCGTCAGCGAGTTCTTCGGCACCGACGTGATGCTGCCGGCGCCGGGACAGGGAGCTTTGGCCATTGAGTGCCGTACCGAGGACGCGCCCGCGCAGGGTTCGACCGGCGAGGGCTCCCACGGCGTGCTGGCACAGGCGCTTGCAGCACTGAACGACGACGACACGCGCCTTGCCGTGACGGCTGAACGTGCGGTGCTGGCCCGGCTTGAGGCCGGATGCGCGGCTCCCGTGGGTGCCTACGCTTTCCGCAAGGGCAGCATGTTGCACCTGGAGGCCGTAGTGTGCGCAGTGGATGGGACCAAGACGGTCCGCGAGAAGAAAGCCACCGACGGATTGACCGAAGTGGGAGCCACGCTGCTGGGCATCGAAGTTGCCGAACTTCTGCTGGCCGCGGGCGCCGCGGAGATCGCGGACCTTGCAGCGTCCTGA
- a CDS encoding ferrochelatase — protein sequence MSAPIVSTELNEVTERGRQAPQNYDAVLLASFGGPEGQEDVIPFLRNVTRGRGIPDERLEEVSHHYRAFGGISPINQQNRELKAAIEAELATRGIDLPVLWGNRNWDPYIAPVLQDAYDAGHRRILMLTTSIYSCYSSCRQYREDIGIALTETGLDGKLQVDKIRQYFDHPGVVQPFLEGTAAGLEEIRAKLAAAGEADPDSKIRVLFATHSIPTRDAEAAGRSEDEPREFAEGSAYAAQHLANAQAIMDVVAPNVAWDLVYQSRSGAPHIPWLEPDINDHLEEIAPQGVRGVVIVPLGFVSDHMEVAWDLDTEALETCKNLDIAATRVPTPGTHAAFVAGLVDLICERTVDNNIADRPHVTDLGPWYDVCRPNCCENFRGAKPVIAEVGTTVGTRHDAYPASEAAK from the coding sequence GTGAGCGCACCGATCGTCTCCACCGAACTGAACGAAGTGACCGAACGTGGCCGCCAGGCGCCCCAAAACTACGATGCCGTGCTCCTGGCGTCCTTCGGTGGTCCTGAAGGCCAGGAAGACGTCATTCCGTTCCTGCGCAACGTCACCCGTGGCCGTGGAATCCCGGACGAACGCCTCGAAGAGGTCTCGCACCACTACCGCGCTTTTGGCGGCATCAGCCCCATCAACCAGCAGAACCGTGAACTGAAGGCCGCGATCGAGGCCGAACTTGCCACGCGCGGCATCGACCTGCCGGTCCTGTGGGGCAACCGCAACTGGGACCCTTACATCGCGCCGGTCCTCCAGGACGCTTACGACGCCGGCCACCGCCGCATCCTGATGCTCACCACCAGCATCTACTCCTGCTACTCCAGCTGCCGCCAGTACCGCGAGGACATCGGCATCGCGCTGACCGAAACCGGTTTGGACGGCAAGCTCCAGGTGGACAAGATCCGCCAGTACTTCGACCACCCGGGCGTGGTCCAGCCGTTCCTCGAGGGAACTGCCGCCGGCCTGGAAGAGATCCGGGCCAAGCTTGCAGCTGCAGGCGAAGCTGACCCGGACTCCAAGATCCGGGTCCTGTTCGCCACGCACTCCATCCCGACGCGGGACGCTGAAGCCGCGGGCCGTTCGGAAGACGAGCCCCGCGAATTCGCCGAAGGCTCCGCCTATGCAGCCCAGCACCTTGCCAACGCGCAGGCCATCATGGACGTCGTGGCGCCGAACGTCGCGTGGGACCTTGTGTACCAGTCGCGCTCGGGTGCTCCGCACATTCCGTGGCTCGAACCGGACATCAACGACCACCTTGAAGAAATCGCCCCGCAGGGTGTTCGCGGTGTGGTCATTGTTCCCCTTGGCTTCGTCAGCGACCACATGGAAGTTGCCTGGGACCTCGACACCGAGGCACTGGAGACCTGCAAGAACCTCGACATTGCAGCAACCCGCGTCCCGACGCCGGGCACGCACGCGGCTTTTGTTGCCGGACTCGTGGACCTCATCTGTGAGCGGACTGTCGATAACAACATCGCAGACCGTCCCCACGTCACGGACCTCGGCCCTTGGTACGACGTCTGCCGCCCGAACTGCTGCGAGAACTTCCGGGGCGCCAAGCCCGTCATTGCCGAAGTTGGAACCACCGTGGGAACCCGCCACGATGCCTACCCCGCCTCGGAGGCAGCCAAGTGA
- the hemQ gene encoding hydrogen peroxide-dependent heme synthase, with translation MSHTSVESVTKTAETEEQFFTLWTVFKRSADVLRSGDAAQEFEALVEKLAADGVVLRGSYDVSAMRSDADIMVWLHGAKPEDLQAAVRSIRRSKLFAGTEIVWSAMGVHREAEFAKSHVPAYARGVEPSTWLCVYPFVRSYEWYILPAEERGAMLREHGMLGREFPQVISNTVSSFALGDWEWILGLEAPELVDLVDLMRHLRATDARNHVREEIPFYTGRRVTAAEIAEVLA, from the coding sequence ATGAGCCACACTTCTGTCGAATCTGTCACTAAAACTGCTGAAACCGAAGAGCAGTTCTTTACGCTCTGGACTGTTTTCAAGCGCTCTGCCGACGTCCTGCGCAGCGGCGATGCTGCCCAGGAATTCGAAGCCCTGGTAGAAAAGCTCGCTGCTGACGGAGTGGTCCTGCGCGGCAGCTACGATGTCTCGGCGATGCGCTCCGACGCCGACATCATGGTGTGGCTCCATGGGGCCAAGCCGGAGGACCTGCAGGCAGCGGTCCGCTCCATCCGCCGAAGCAAGCTCTTCGCCGGAACCGAAATCGTCTGGTCCGCCATGGGTGTGCACCGCGAAGCGGAGTTCGCCAAGAGCCACGTCCCGGCTTACGCCCGCGGGGTTGAACCCAGCACCTGGCTCTGTGTCTACCCCTTCGTCCGCTCCTACGAGTGGTACATCCTGCCCGCTGAAGAGCGTGGCGCCATGCTCCGCGAGCACGGCATGCTGGGCCGGGAGTTCCCGCAGGTCATCTCCAACACCGTCTCCTCCTTCGCATTGGGCGACTGGGAATGGATCCTGGGCCTTGAGGCTCCCGAGCTCGTGGACCTGGTGGATCTCATGCGCCACCTCCGCGCCACCGACGCCCGCAACCACGTCCGTGAAGAAATTCCCTTCTACACCGGCCGCCGGGTCACCGCAGCCGAGATTGCCGAGGTCCTCGCGTGA